In Apilactobacillus bombintestini, one genomic interval encodes:
- a CDS encoding DUF1361 domain-containing protein has translation MTRPPFTFLVLNTFLGYIPIELSLELTNKYIEKSWFFWPILILWFLFYPNAPYLLTDLFHLSRLNPYNSYNGLMRLSITMWGNYAYLMISALGCSLIGFYGLFQIVNRCCSFFAIKSKQVRVYIILILNVFSSIGIYVGRFLRLHTIYLAFSPRLVLDQLSEMWTPRMLLFVIILTVVQSFIYWVLYLIIKDARASEY, from the coding sequence ATGACCAGACCGCCATTTACTTTCTTAGTTTTAAATACTTTTCTAGGATATATTCCAATCGAGCTTAGTCTAGAATTAACCAATAAATATATTGAAAAATCATGGTTCTTTTGGCCTATTTTAATTCTTTGGTTCTTATTCTATCCTAATGCTCCATATCTTTTAACTGATCTTTTTCATTTAAGTCGACTTAACCCATACAACAGTTATAATGGATTAATGCGTTTATCAATAACTATGTGGGGAAATTATGCATACCTAATGATTAGTGCATTAGGATGTTCCTTAATTGGTTTTTACGGATTATTTCAAATTGTAAATCGCTGCTGCAGTTTCTTTGCCATTAAGTCCAAGCAAGTTAGAGTATATATTATTTTAATTTTGAATGTATTCTCTTCTATCGGAATCTATGTAGGTCGCTTCCTTAGATTACATACTATCTACTTAGCATTCTCACCTCGCTTAGTATTAGATCAACTATCAGAAATGTGGACGCCTAGAATGTTATTATTTGTTATCATTCTAACGGTAGTACAATCATTTATTTATTGGGTCCTATACTTAATAATTAAAGACGCAAGAGCAAGTGAATATTAA
- the cdaA gene encoding diadenylate cyclase CdaA produces the protein MGINWSNILTISNLLDILVVWFIIYEVIILLKGTKAVQLFRGVLAIAIVKIISVIFGFTTVSYLTDQVINWGVIAIIIIFQPEIRRGLEHIGRGSILKHAENQNYKNEKMISALDKAIQYMSKRRIGALITIQMDTGLEDYIETGIKLDADITGELLINTFIPNTPLHDGAVIISNNRVAVAAAYLPLSQSNLIPKELGTRHRAAVGISEVTDALTIVISEETGEVSITQNNELLRGMSKDDYIKFLRDQLITDQDSMNKNVFTLLTGWFDKMKQAMRGQK, from the coding sequence ATGGGGATAAATTGGAGCAATATACTAACCATTAGTAATTTATTAGATATATTAGTGGTTTGGTTTATTATATATGAGGTAATTATCCTACTTAAAGGGACCAAAGCGGTACAACTATTCCGTGGGGTATTAGCCATTGCTATTGTGAAGATAATTAGTGTTATCTTTGGATTTACCACAGTATCATATTTAACTGATCAAGTTATTAACTGGGGAGTAATAGCTATAATTATAATTTTCCAACCCGAAATCAGAAGAGGGCTAGAACATATTGGACGCGGTTCAATTTTAAAGCATGCAGAGAACCAAAATTATAAAAACGAAAAGATGATTTCTGCATTGGATAAAGCCATTCAATATATGTCTAAACGTAGAATTGGTGCATTGATTACAATTCAAATGGATACGGGGTTGGAAGATTATATTGAAACTGGAATTAAACTAGATGCCGATATTACCGGAGAATTATTAATTAATACCTTTATTCCAAACACACCACTACATGATGGTGCGGTTATTATTAGTAATAACAGAGTGGCAGTAGCAGCTGCTTATTTGCCATTATCTCAAAGCAATTTAATTCCAAAAGAATTAGGGACTAGACATCGTGCTGCAGTGGGAATCTCTGAAGTAACTGATGCTTTAACTATTGTTATTTCTGAAGAAACTGGTGAAGTTTCTATAACTCAAAATAACGAATTGTTACGCGGGATGAGTAAAGATGATTACATCAAATTCCTACGTGATCAATTAATTACAGATCAAGATTCCATGAATAAAAATGTGTTCACCTTATTAACTGGATGGTTTGATAAGATGAAACAAGCAATGAGGGGGCAAAAATAA
- a CDS encoding cation:proton antiporter produces MQILETILLLSALLLLSTVCNHYVKSIPVSLIQVILGCGLALIFNFSINLSTDWFLLLFIAPLLFNDGRRFPKDELWELRGPIFANSIILVFITMSVGGWIIYKLIPSMPLPVAFALAAILSPTDPIAVESIAKKARLPKNILHLVNGEGLINDASGLIGFKYAIAATIYGTFSLKSAVGDFFYISLAGALIGVVTMMAISLLRKSLYKKGLNNVVFNVVLQILSPFLIYLLSEDVFHASGVIAVVTAGIVYHVNNSNSQASSAELVLVSEQAWDIIVYLLNGIVFLILGIELPFAMKSVVNGMQFNTFVSIGYAVITWLILLVIRIAWILIYEIFNNLITTRRLGPIDFRAANIVGFSGVRGSITMAGVLSIPLVTEQQRIFPDRDLVLFIASIVIVLSLLAAVIVLPIISKNDPVVSYNNDNHWNEEKARIFVLNYVIDELKAMDNMDKHIGNILIDQYELMIRQLSSIKPNALERKVRSLAVEYEHKAVRKLVIKGEITHNEANIINYQINHRELKNSVAFNDFNLKLEVISAFQTIKLWLFRQKSDAKQKRRIQKALIKINEFTIESLQNRSNDNKVINAMVDEYTNLNAVLKTRSLDYEKYYRITKEHALELQRRAIQQLLIEDKISLDLASKLRQEVNYVENNELSS; encoded by the coding sequence ATGCAGATACTCGAAACCATTTTATTGCTATCAGCACTTTTACTGCTTTCTACTGTCTGTAATCATTATGTCAAAAGCATTCCAGTAAGTTTAATTCAAGTAATATTGGGATGCGGTTTAGCTTTAATTTTTAATTTTAGTATCAATTTGAGTACCGATTGGTTTCTTCTATTATTTATAGCTCCGTTATTATTCAATGACGGAAGAAGATTTCCCAAAGATGAATTGTGGGAATTACGAGGACCGATTTTTGCTAATTCTATTATTCTGGTATTTATAACAATGTCAGTAGGTGGATGGATTATTTATAAATTAATTCCATCTATGCCATTACCAGTTGCATTTGCATTAGCAGCAATTTTATCTCCTACGGATCCCATTGCCGTGGAATCTATTGCTAAGAAAGCACGATTGCCTAAAAACATTTTGCATTTAGTTAATGGAGAAGGTTTAATTAACGATGCTAGTGGATTGATTGGATTTAAATATGCTATTGCAGCTACAATATACGGAACTTTTTCATTGAAGAGTGCTGTAGGTGATTTCTTTTATATAAGTTTGGCGGGAGCATTAATTGGTGTAGTAACCATGATGGCAATATCATTGCTTAGAAAGAGTTTATACAAAAAAGGTTTAAACAATGTAGTATTCAATGTAGTGCTACAAATATTGTCACCATTTTTGATTTATCTTTTATCAGAAGATGTTTTTCATGCCTCTGGCGTAATTGCTGTAGTAACGGCTGGAATAGTCTATCATGTTAATAATAGTAATTCACAAGCGTCTTCAGCAGAATTAGTCCTAGTAAGTGAACAAGCATGGGATATAATTGTTTATTTACTTAACGGAATCGTTTTCTTAATATTAGGAATTGAGTTGCCATTTGCTATGAAATCAGTAGTGAATGGGATGCAATTTAATACTTTTGTTTCAATTGGATATGCCGTAATAACCTGGTTGATTTTATTAGTAATCAGAATTGCTTGGATTTTAATATATGAAATCTTTAATAATTTAATTACTACCAGACGTTTAGGACCAATAGACTTTAGAGCTGCTAATATTGTAGGATTCTCTGGTGTTAGAGGTTCTATTACTATGGCCGGGGTATTATCTATTCCGTTGGTAACTGAACAACAACGTATTTTCCCGGATAGAGATTTAGTGCTATTTATTGCTTCAATAGTAATTGTGCTAAGTTTGTTAGCTGCAGTGATTGTTTTACCGATTATATCTAAAAATGATCCAGTGGTTTCATATAATAACGATAATCATTGGAATGAAGAAAAAGCGCGTATATTTGTTTTAAATTACGTTATTGATGAATTAAAAGCCATGGATAATATGGATAAACATATTGGAAATATTTTAATTGATCAATATGAATTAATGATACGTCAATTATCATCTATAAAGCCCAATGCTTTAGAAAGAAAAGTACGCAGTTTAGCGGTTGAATATGAACATAAAGCAGTTCGTAAATTAGTTATTAAAGGTGAAATAACTCATAATGAAGCCAATATAATTAATTATCAAATTAACCATCGCGAGTTAAAAAACTCAGTTGCGTTTAATGATTTTAATTTAAAACTGGAAGTTATTTCTGCATTCCAAACTATTAAATTGTGGTTATTTAGACAAAAATCGGATGCAAAACAAAAGAGAAGAATTCAAAAAGCTTTAATAAAGATTAATGAATTTACTATTGAGAGCTTACAGAATAGAAGTAACGATAATAAAGTAATAAATGCAATGGTGGATGAGTATACCAACCTAAATGCAGTATTAAAAACGCGTTCTCTAGATTATGAAAAGTATTATCGAATAACTAAAGAGCATGCGCTAGAACTACAAAGACGTGCTATTCAACAATTGTTAATTGAAGATAAAATTAGTTTAGATTTAGCATCTAAATTAAGACAAGAAGTAAATTATGTAGAAAATAATGAATTAAGTTCATAA
- a CDS encoding 3'-5' exonuclease, whose protein sequence is MNFVAIDFETANSKRESPCSLALVVVRDNKVVDEFYSLINPEAPFSGRNSSINNIYPKDVADAPTFPEIWPIIKQFFSKDKLVIAHNNSFDNSVLSKTLIRYGLTVPMYLTLDTVKTSKAFYPEFKNHKLNTVCDNLGIELHHHHNALDDSLACANILIYQDKHFTDDAIKQFIRIKK, encoded by the coding sequence ATGAATTTCGTAGCAATTGATTTTGAAACGGCCAATAGTAAACGTGAAAGTCCCTGCTCACTGGCTTTGGTAGTAGTTCGCGATAATAAAGTAGTTGATGAATTTTATTCTTTAATTAACCCAGAAGCACCTTTTAGCGGCCGCAATAGTTCTATAAATAACATTTATCCCAAAGATGTGGCAGATGCACCTACCTTTCCAGAAATTTGGCCCATTATTAAACAGTTCTTTAGCAAAGACAAATTAGTAATAGCTCATAATAATTCCTTCGACAATAGTGTTTTATCTAAAACTTTAATTAGATACGGTTTAACAGTACCAATGTATTTAACACTAGATACTGTTAAAACCAGTAAAGCATTTTATCCAGAATTTAAAAATCATAAATTAAACACTGTATGCGATAACTTAGGTATTGAATTACATCATCACCATAACGCATTAGATGATAGTTTAGCTTGTGCTAATATCTTAATTTATCAAGATAAGCATTTTACAGACGATGCCATTAAACAATTTATACGCATAAAAAAATAA
- the glmS gene encoding glutamine--fructose-6-phosphate transaminase (isomerizing) translates to MCGIVGVTGNKDAVNILVNGLKKLEYRGYDSAGLYVNDEGKKDYLVKRTGAISNLKSAVDDMDISGSAGIAHTRWATHGGVTVENAHPHYSQDKRFYLVHNGVIENYRELKEKYLSDVEFTSQTDTEVVVQLVDYFATKEGLNAKDAFKKALSKLKGSSYAFQLMDREEPDTIYVAKNKSPLLIGLGEDCNVVCSDSLAMLNITHDFLELDDGDFVTVKPDSVEIEDKDGNAVNDRKPFHVDIDASDADKGTYPYYMLKEIDEQPNVMRKLSSKYLNSDGKPVVDNDLLDAIKQSDRLYIVAAGTSYHAGLVGKNLFEKLAQVPTEVHVASEFAYNMPLLADKPFFIFLSQSGETADSREVLVNINRLGYKSLTITNVENSTLSRESNYTLLLHAGPEISVASTKAYTAQITVEAILAKALGESDNVEAAQNFNLKQQLGLVATGMQAIVDEKETINELSKKYFVNANRSFYIGRGIDYFVSLESSLKLKEISYILAEGFASGELKHGTIALIEKGTPVIGIITQSNTAGLTRSNLEETMARGAKTITITTESLAKDNDDIVIPDVDELLTPLLSVIPAQLLAYYTSLNKGLDVDHPRNLAKSVTVQ, encoded by the coding sequence ATGTGTGGAATTGTTGGAGTTACAGGGAATAAAGATGCTGTTAATATTCTAGTTAATGGTCTAAAAAAACTAGAATATCGTGGCTATGATTCCGCTGGACTATATGTTAATGATGAAGGAAAAAAGGATTATTTAGTAAAGAGAACAGGTGCTATTAGTAATTTAAAGAGTGCCGTTGATGACATGGATATTAGTGGTAGTGCTGGGATTGCACATACTAGATGGGCTACTCATGGTGGAGTAACTGTTGAAAATGCGCACCCTCATTACTCACAAGATAAACGCTTTTACTTAGTTCACAATGGTGTTATTGAAAACTACCGTGAATTAAAAGAAAAATACTTAAGTGATGTTGAATTCACTTCTCAAACTGATACTGAAGTAGTAGTTCAACTAGTTGACTACTTTGCTACCAAAGAAGGATTAAATGCTAAAGATGCATTTAAGAAAGCTTTATCTAAACTTAAGGGATCTTCATATGCATTCCAATTAATGGATAGAGAAGAACCTGACACTATTTATGTAGCTAAGAATAAGAGTCCTTTATTAATTGGACTTGGTGAAGATTGCAACGTTGTTTGCTCCGATTCATTAGCTATGTTAAATATTACACACGATTTTCTTGAACTAGACGATGGTGATTTTGTTACTGTTAAACCTGATTCTGTTGAAATTGAAGACAAAGACGGCAATGCAGTAAATGATAGAAAACCATTCCATGTAGATATTGACGCTAGTGATGCTGACAAGGGTACTTACCCATACTACATGTTAAAAGAAATTGATGAACAACCTAATGTAATGAGAAAACTATCTTCTAAGTACTTAAACAGCGATGGTAAACCAGTTGTAGATAACGATTTATTGGACGCTATTAAGCAATCTGATCGTCTATACATCGTTGCTGCCGGTACTAGTTATCACGCTGGATTAGTAGGTAAGAACTTATTTGAAAAATTAGCACAAGTTCCTACTGAAGTTCACGTTGCATCAGAATTTGCTTACAACATGCCTCTATTAGCTGACAAACCATTCTTTATCTTCTTAAGTCAAAGTGGTGAAACTGCTGATAGTCGTGAAGTACTTGTTAATATTAATCGTTTAGGATACAAGAGTTTAACAATTACTAATGTGGAAAATTCAACATTATCACGTGAATCTAATTACACATTACTATTACATGCTGGTCCAGAAATTTCAGTTGCATCAACTAAGGCATACACTGCGCAAATTACTGTGGAAGCTATTTTAGCTAAAGCCTTAGGTGAATCAGATAACGTTGAAGCTGCACAAAACTTCAATTTGAAACAACAATTAGGACTTGTAGCAACAGGAATGCAAGCTATTGTTGATGAAAAAGAAACTATTAATGAATTATCTAAGAAGTATTTCGTAAATGCTAACCGTTCATTCTACATTGGTCGTGGCATTGATTACTTTGTTTCACTAGAATCATCACTTAAATTGAAGGAAATTTCATACATTCTAGCTGAAGGATTTGCTTCTGGTGAATTGAAGCACGGAACTATTGCTTTAATTGAAAAAGGCACTCCAGTTATTGGTATTATTACTCAAAGTAATACTGCCGGATTAACTAGAAGTAACCTAGAAGAAACTATGGCACGTGGTGCTAAGACCATTACCATTACGACTGAATCATTGGCTAAGGATAATGATGATATTGTTATTCCTGACGTTGATGAATTATTAACACCATTATTGAGTGTTATTCCAGCACAATTATTGGCATACTACACTAGTTTAAACAAAGGACTAGATGTTGATCATCCAAGAAACCTTGCTAAGAGTGTTACTGTACAATAA
- the glmM gene encoding phosphoglucosamine mutase yields MKYFGTDGVRGIANKDLSPELAFKCGRAGGYILTKHSESEGQPQVLVARDTRISGQMLQSALVAGLLSAGIEVLELGVVTTPGVAYLVRTQGAAAGVMITASHNPAEYNGIKFFGSDGYKLSDELEEEIEAILESDKDDLPRPSAKGLGSVDDYSEGSQKYIRFLEQTVPDDLSGMKICVDSANGATSNLVSRLYADLGIDFETMATMPNGININDQVGSTHPEQLQKMVVDKGAQIGLAFDGDGDRCIAVDENGELVDGDKIMYICGKYMSDRGRLKQDTVVTTVMSNLGMYKAMEANGMHNVQTKVGDRYVVEEMNRSGYNLGGEQSGHIVFLDFNTTGDGLLTSLQLLHVMKDTGKKLSELAAEVTKYPQQLINVKVADKKAAQNDSEVQKVISEVENEMNGDGRVLVRPSGTEPLLRVMAEAPTQELVDGYTKRIADVVRERFGVE; encoded by the coding sequence ATGAAGTATTTTGGAACCGATGGTGTTAGAGGAATTGCTAATAAGGATTTAAGTCCAGAATTAGCTTTTAAATGTGGACGTGCTGGTGGATATATTTTAACCAAGCACAGTGAATCAGAAGGACAACCACAAGTATTAGTAGCAAGAGATACTAGAATTTCTGGTCAAATGCTACAAAGTGCTTTGGTAGCTGGTTTATTATCAGCTGGTATTGAAGTATTAGAATTGGGTGTAGTTACTACTCCAGGAGTTGCATACTTAGTTCGTACACAAGGAGCAGCTGCCGGTGTTATGATTACTGCATCACATAACCCAGCTGAATACAACGGTATTAAATTCTTTGGTTCAGATGGATACAAGTTATCAGATGAACTAGAAGAAGAAATCGAAGCTATTCTAGAATCTGATAAAGATGATTTACCTCGTCCTTCAGCTAAGGGATTAGGTAGTGTTGATGACTATTCTGAAGGTAGTCAAAAATACATTAGATTCCTAGAACAAACTGTTCCAGATGATTTATCAGGAATGAAGATTTGTGTTGACTCAGCTAATGGTGCTACAAGTAATCTAGTATCACGTTTATATGCTGATTTAGGAATCGATTTTGAAACTATGGCTACCATGCCTAATGGAATTAATATTAATGACCAAGTTGGTTCCACTCATCCTGAACAATTACAAAAAATGGTTGTAGACAAGGGTGCTCAAATTGGATTAGCATTTGACGGTGATGGTGACCGTTGTATTGCTGTTGATGAAAACGGTGAACTTGTAGATGGTGACAAGATTATGTATATTTGCGGAAAATACATGTCTGATCGTGGTCGCTTGAAGCAAGATACAGTTGTTACAACTGTTATGAGTAACCTTGGTATGTACAAAGCTATGGAAGCTAATGGAATGCACAATGTTCAAACTAAAGTTGGTGACAGATACGTTGTTGAAGAAATGAACAGATCTGGTTACAACCTTGGTGGTGAACAATCAGGACACATTGTATTCTTAGATTTCAATACAACTGGTGACGGATTATTAACTAGTTTACAATTACTACATGTTATGAAAGATACTGGTAAGAAATTATCAGAATTAGCTGCAGAAGTAACTAAGTATCCTCAACAATTAATTAATGTAAAAGTAGCTGATAAAAAAGCTGCACAAAATGATAGTGAAGTTCAAAAAGTAATTTCTGAAGTTGAAAATGAAATGAACGGTGATGGTCGAGTACTTGTAAGACCTAGTGGAACTGAACCATTATTACGTGTTATGGCTGAAGCTCCAACACAAGAATTAGTTGATGGTTACACAAAACGTATCGCTGATGTAGTTAGAGAACGCTTCGGTGTTGAATAA
- a CDS encoding glycoside hydrolase family 73 protein, with amino-acid sequence MRNKRVAQTFLALMVAGTVFSAGEGFVGNADEVAQASSINTLAKSLTKENFVSVISPISKQIANENNLYPSLMVAQALLESYYGQSTLTQEANNLFGIKSFDGKGYVIDTTEYINGRQVTVKAVFKRYNNLMESLEDYAYFLNTPRYANVHRSIAKNGLEAARNVQRDGYATDPIYARSLIEVIKNYNLTSLDEGSNVTPKPKELAKASYNGGNYDESFRLTHNFKNYRLYGHVKDTRDKNKTYEWRNSAKTGSLVYVDMKAVRSYKGKNSDWYRIRFSKNGRKYWVYNKAIGFPSFNYKNENHRIYVHRNNLGAYDNVFNTRNLAREVANADQIKANTYESSDMATYVYHGHFNTWYRISINGRDAWISGKNVSVKKPVVKHKKVVKRATHKKKVTHKKHAVKRHVAKKHVAKKHVVKKHRKYHIKKGATYKKFKGFAYLNRYGRYDLNNHIPGATKHLVKTPWNKVKVPKNYRVRINLKGTRMKYNTEWYRIRFGNHNYWISGKALSFR; translated from the coding sequence ATGAGAAATAAAAGAGTAGCACAAACTTTTTTAGCATTAATGGTGGCGGGAACAGTATTTTCAGCTGGTGAAGGCTTTGTAGGAAATGCGGATGAAGTAGCTCAAGCATCAAGTATTAATACTTTAGCAAAGTCTTTAACTAAAGAAAATTTTGTGTCTGTAATCTCACCTATTTCAAAACAAATTGCTAATGAAAACAATTTATATCCTTCATTAATGGTCGCCCAAGCATTATTGGAAAGCTATTATGGTCAAAGTACATTAACTCAAGAAGCTAATAATTTGTTTGGAATTAAGTCATTTGATGGAAAAGGTTACGTTATAGATACAACTGAATACATTAATGGAAGACAAGTTACGGTGAAAGCCGTATTTAAACGTTATAACAACTTAATGGAAAGCCTTGAAGATTATGCATATTTCTTGAATACACCTAGATATGCAAATGTTCATAGATCTATAGCTAAAAATGGATTAGAAGCTGCTAGAAACGTTCAAAGAGATGGATATGCAACCGACCCTATCTACGCTAGAAGTCTAATTGAAGTTATTAAAAACTACAATCTAACTAGTTTAGATGAGGGGTCAAATGTCACACCTAAGCCTAAAGAATTAGCGAAAGCTTCATACAATGGCGGAAATTATGATGAATCATTCCGTTTAACACATAACTTTAAAAACTACCGCTTGTATGGACATGTAAAGGATACCCGTGATAAGAACAAAACTTATGAATGGCGCAATTCTGCTAAAACAGGTAGCTTAGTATATGTTGATATGAAGGCAGTTAGATCTTATAAAGGTAAGAATTCAGATTGGTACCGTATAAGATTTTCTAAGAATGGTAGAAAATATTGGGTATACAATAAAGCAATTGGGTTCCCATCATTTAACTACAAAAATGAAAACCACCGTATTTATGTGCACCGCAATAATTTAGGCGCTTATGATAATGTATTTAACACTAGAAATTTGGCTAGAGAAGTGGCTAATGCAGATCAAATTAAGGCTAATACTTATGAAAGCTCTGATATGGCTACATATGTATATCATGGTCATTTCAACACATGGTACCGAATTTCTATAAATGGTAGAGATGCATGGATAAGTGGAAAGAATGTATCTGTTAAAAAACCAGTCGTTAAGCACAAGAAAGTGGTAAAACGTGCTACTCACAAGAAGAAAGTTACTCATAAAAAACATGCAGTAAAAAGACATGTAGCAAAGAAGCATGTGGCTAAAAAACATGTAGTTAAGAAACATCGTAAGTACCATATTAAAAAGGGAGCTACCTACAAGAAATTTAAGGGATTTGCTTACCTAAACAGATATGGTAGATATGATTTAAATAATCATATTCCTGGAGCTACTAAACATCTAGTTAAAACACCATGGAACAAAGTTAAAGTTCCTAAGAATTATCGAGTTAGAATCAATCTAAAAGGTACTAGAATGAAGTACAATACAGAATGGTACAGAATTAGATTCGGTAATCATAATTACTGGATTTCTGGTAAAGCATTGTCATTTAGATAG
- the murB gene encoding UDP-N-acetylmuramate dehydrogenase translates to MIIMKNIKILKNEPLSNYTFTKTGGNADMVAFPTSVKQVQELLNMAKEKNMPITVLGNASNLIIKDGGITGLVIILTEMNNIEVEDNLVTAQAGARYIDTTIAAQKHGLTGIEFAAGIPGSIGGAIFMNAGAYGGETANVVDSAMVLTPENEIKKLDNKELDFGYRHSSVQDYDDIVLSATFKLKPGDRDKIQAEMDHLNELRASKQPLDLPSCGSVFKRPKGYFAGKLIHDAGLQGYQSGGAQVSKKHAGFIVNIDHATATDYLHVIKHVQDTVYKKNQVHLETEVRIIGNDKK, encoded by the coding sequence ATGATTATTATGAAAAATATAAAAATTTTAAAAAATGAACCATTATCAAATTACACATTTACCAAAACTGGTGGAAATGCTGATATGGTAGCTTTTCCTACTTCAGTAAAACAAGTACAAGAATTATTAAACATGGCTAAAGAAAAGAATATGCCTATTACTGTGTTAGGTAATGCTAGTAATTTAATCATTAAAGATGGCGGTATTACTGGATTAGTTATTATCTTAACTGAAATGAATAACATCGAAGTTGAAGATAATTTGGTAACTGCACAAGCAGGTGCTAGATATATCGATACTACTATTGCAGCGCAAAAACATGGCTTAACAGGAATAGAATTTGCTGCTGGAATTCCAGGTAGTATTGGTGGTGCCATCTTTATGAACGCTGGTGCATATGGTGGTGAAACTGCTAATGTAGTAGATTCAGCTATGGTATTAACGCCAGAAAATGAAATCAAAAAATTAGATAATAAAGAATTAGATTTTGGATATCGTCACAGTTCCGTACAAGATTACGATGATATTGTTTTGTCTGCTACTTTTAAACTAAAGCCAGGCGACCGTGACAAAATTCAAGCTGAAATGGATCATTTAAATGAATTAAGAGCTTCCAAGCAACCATTGGATTTACCATCATGTGGTAGTGTATTTAAACGTCCTAAAGGCTATTTTGCAGGAAAATTGATTCATGACGCAGGATTACAAGGATATCAATCTGGTGGTGCCCAAGTATCTAAGAAGCATGCTGGATTCATTGTTAATATTGATCATGCTACTGCTACAGATTACCTACATGTTATTAAGCATGTGCAAGACACTGTTTATAAGAAAAACCAAGTTCATTTGGAAACCGAGGTAAGAATTATCGGAAACGACAAAAAATAG
- a CDS encoding CdaR family protein: protein MRKFNSPWLLRLLSLIFAILLFMYVNQSKMFGNGNSYDQNSDETQLTSNKSATITLPLQLKVDNNRYFVTGYPEKVSIKITGPAALVTTTVNTQNFKVYADLSSLGVGEHTVKIYQDGLNNELHYSINPGTIDVNIQPRKTVNLPVKAKYEKDNVADGYAAGKPVIGTKNVKVTGAEDEISKIKNVVAQLSIPQNTKKTVNASAVLEALDKNGKIVNVILTPSTTSVSLPISSGNNKTVPVKFKAENGSSSSYDFISDTNKVKVFGKSKQLSNIDNVVAYVDVAGINKKKDVSVQLDKTLNKVSGFDPDNIKVTVKPQ, encoded by the coding sequence ATGAGAAAATTTAATAGCCCATGGCTCTTAAGATTGTTATCTTTAATTTTTGCTATCTTGTTGTTTATGTATGTTAATCAATCTAAGATGTTTGGTAATGGTAATAGTTATGATCAAAATAGTGATGAAACTCAATTAACTTCCAATAAATCAGCTACGATTACATTACCTTTGCAATTAAAAGTAGATAATAACAGATATTTTGTGACTGGTTATCCTGAGAAAGTTTCTATTAAAATTACTGGTCCAGCTGCATTAGTAACTACAACCGTAAATACACAAAATTTTAAAGTATATGCTGATTTATCCAGCTTGGGTGTAGGTGAGCATACAGTTAAGATTTATCAAGATGGCTTAAATAATGAATTACATTATAGTATTAATCCGGGAACCATTGATGTTAATATTCAACCAAGAAAAACAGTGAATCTTCCGGTAAAAGCTAAATATGAAAAAGATAATGTAGCTGATGGATATGCTGCTGGTAAGCCTGTAATTGGTACAAAAAATGTAAAAGTTACTGGTGCTGAAGATGAAATTTCTAAAATAAAAAATGTAGTTGCACAGTTAAGTATTCCACAAAATACTAAAAAAACTGTTAATGCATCTGCTGTTTTAGAAGCGCTGGATAAAAATGGTAAAATTGTAAATGTTATCTTGACGCCTTCAACAACTTCTGTTAGCTTGCCAATTAGTAGTGGGAATAACAAGACTGTTCCTGTAAAATTTAAAGCAGAGAATGGATCATCAAGTAGTTATGACTTTATTTCTGATACTAACAAAGTTAAGGTGTTTGGAAAGTCTAAGCAGCTATCTAATATTGATAATGTAGTTGCATATGTAGATGTTGCTGGAATTAACAAAAAGAAGGATGTTTCCGTACAATTAGATAAAACACTTAATAAAGTTAGCGGATTTGATCCAGATAATATAAAAGTAACAGTAAAACCACAGTAG